Sequence from the Paeniglutamicibacter cryotolerans genome:
GAATGCGGGCACTCCCGCGAAACCGCCCACCGTTCCGAGCTGGTCGGCTGGGCCGAATACGGGTAATGCGCCTCGCATTCTCGCTGGTTCTGGGGCCCGCGCCTGCATCTGCTCTGCACCCCGGCCGGACTGCCGGTCAGCTACGCGCTGACCGGCGCGAAGGCCGATGAACGCCAGGCGCTGCTCGGCATCCTGGAAAACCTCCCCACCCCGGTCGGGCCGGAACAGTTCATCATCGCGGATAAGAACTACTACGGCCGGGCCTTCGAACGTGATCTCACCGAGGCCGGTATCACCCTGATCCGGCCCACCCGCCAGGGCGAGAAAACCCGCCCCGGCAAGCGGCTGCTCAAGCCGTTAACTCAGGTCATCGAGTCAATCAACCAGACGTTCAAGGGCCAGTTGGACCTGGAGGCCCACGTCGGACGGAGTATCGCCCGGGTGACCGTGAGGGTCCTGCAACGCATCCTCGCGCTGACCACGGCGATCTGGCACAACCAGCACTGCGGCGTCCATCCACTGCGATCGTTGACCGCCTATGACCATGAGCCCTTGGAATCAATCATCTAGATGCTCTGGCTTGAATTTGCCGGCCTTCAGCTCCACCACCACGTACCGGTCCGAGGGCACGCGACACAGCAGGAGGTCGAGGTAATTCCGAGCTCGGAATTTTATCGATCTTGTCTTGTTCCATTCCACCCTGCCATAATGCGGGCATGGAGGACATCACCATTTGCTGGATAGGGGAAACACCGACCGATTCATGGGGCCAGCTTGCGGCCTTTACCAAGGACGGGAGCATTGTCGGCCAGGCGACATACAAGCGTTGGGAGCAGAAACCCGAGCTAACGTATCTCAGTGGCTTCTTCGTTGATAACGAGTACCGGAAGCATGGCATCGCAAGTGACATGATGCATAAGATCTTCGAGCGTCTCGGCCGCAACCGCCCGTACATGGTGAATCTGTCCGGAAACCTGGATCGCCTCTTCATGGAAACCATCGCAGCAGAGGAAGACGCGCCCAAGCTTTTCGAGATGCTTGACGACCGCTCCTACAAGCCGATGAACTAACGTCATCCTTGGGGCCCTGTGACCGGCCCCTGGCCAACGGGTACTACCGTCGTTGAGGGAACGACAACGTCTTCACTTGTCAAAGCTGGAGCATCGGTAACGCGCGGCCCCAACCTCATGGGCTGATGCCAGTGAGTGACCTGTCCCACGCTGCTGGAAAAGCACCACGGGCCATGCAGACCATGTGCCCGTTAGCGGCACGCGCGCGCACGATGGTGGTCAGCGGGGAAACCGGTGTAGTCCCGGACCGGGTCCTGGGACCGCAGCGTGCTTGAAGCTCGGCTCATGCAGCTGCGTGCCAACCGGCGGCGTCGGTGGCGGCGAGCTTGCCCAGTTTGGCGATCCGGCCGCTGTCCCCCGAAGCCAGGACATCCAGTGCCGTGCTCTCCCCCAGCTGGGCCAGGCGTGCGGTGAGCCAATAGGTGACGGCCCAGCCATCCACCCCAGTGCCCAGCAGGATGCTCAGCAGCTTCCGGAGCCCGGTCGCCACCGCGCCGTTGATGAACTGGAAGGCCGGGAAGAGCACGACCCCGTCCGCGGTCTTCACCCGCAGCAGGCGGTGGTTTTTGGCCCGCTCGCTCACGGCCTGGCGCGACACGTCGCCCAGCACCTTGCGCACCCGGTCCGTGGTGTAGAAAGCGCCGAGGCGGTCGTTGATCCGGTTGGCCGTCCCGACGGCATCGGCCATGGCGTTGACCGTGGCGCGCTCGGCCTCTCCGGAGAAGTCGGTGACCTCATGGGAGGCAACCATCTGCTCGAGTCGGCGTCCCATGCCGTCCAGGACGCGCTCGCGCCAATTCTCGGCGGTCGACGTACCGTCCTGCGGGAGGTCGATGAGATCGCTCATGGTGATTACCTCTTTTCTGTCCCCTCCACCTTTTCACCTTTGGTCAAGGCAAGTTCCAGCAACTCGAAGTAGGTCCACTGTGGTTCCCGCGGCCGGCACTGAACACCACTATCGCACCAGCGAAGGTGAATCAGGCATCAAGGAGAAGTGCCACCGGCTCACGCACGCTGATCGGACGGCTCAGATACCCAATAAGCGTTCGGTGCCGGGTAGATGAACCTGCGGTAGGCCGAGCGGGGACGCTTATCCGGTGGCCGCCGCAAAGACGTCGGCCATATGGCGGCGCAGTTCGGAACAGTTCTTCAGGTCTCCTGAATTCAGCTCCTTCGTTCGTATCCGGTACGGTCCACGCAACCATTCGACCGTGACGATCAGCACATTTCAAGACAAACCACGCACCGTGACCTGCCTCGCGTTTTCGGCCAAACGGTAGCCCGCAAGCGCCAAAAGGCGCGATGCACACGATGGCCGGCCGCTGCATTGAGCGCCCGTCCAGCCAGTGCCATGGCTTTTAGCGATCTGCACATAGATGCGGGTCACGTTTTTCAGTCATACTTCACCGTTGCAAACACAAGGAGTAAACCCTCATGACTACAGATTTCAAGACCCAGGCTGGACCGGCGAACACGCTGGCCAAGACGCTGGGCAACCGCGATGCACTCGCATTGGGCTTCGGCGCCATGATCGGCTTCGGCTGGGTCGTTCTCACCGGCGATTGGCTGGCCAGTGCCGGAACCATGGGCGCGATTCTCGCGATGGTTACCGGCGGCATCATCATGGCCATCGTCGGTCTGACCTATGCAGAATTGACTGCATCCATGCCGATGGCAGGAGGCGAGCATAACTTTATTTTGCGCGCCCTTGGTCCACGCCCGTCCTTCATCGGCTCGTGGGCAATCACCGGTGGCTATGTAACGATTGTGGCCTTTGAGGCAGTGGCATTCCCCCGGACCGTCGAATACATCCTGCCCGGGCTGAGCCAGATCCCGCTGTGGACCATTGCCGGGTTCCAAGTCCACCTCACTTGGGCCCTGGTTGGCGTGGCCGCAGGCGCATTGATCACCTTCATCAACATCCGCGGCGTCAAGCAGGCCGGAATAGTACAGACCTTTACGGTGCTGTTCCTGCTGGTTATCGGCGCACTGCTCATCTTTGGTTCGGTCATCGGCGGCGACGTGCAGAACATGGAGCCGCTGTTCACCAACGGCGTTAGCGGCTACTTCACAGTACTGATGGTCGTTCCGTTCCTCTTCATCGGCTTCGACGTGATTCCGCAGTCTGCCGAAGAGGTCAACATCCCGGCCCGCCAGGTCGGCAAGCTCGTGGTGTTGGCTGTCGTGCTAGCCACCATTTGGTACATCATGGTCGTGCTGACCACTGCTTCCTCGATGCCGGCATCCGAACTGGTCAAGACGGACATCGCCACGGCCGATGCCATGGGCGCGCTGTTCGGCTCTGCGTTGATGGCCAAGATCCTGATCGCCGGCGGCATCGCAGGCATCTTGACCTCGTGGAACTCGCTGCTGCTGGGCGCATCCCGCCTGGTCTACTCGCTGGCCCGCAGCGGCATGCTCCCGGCATGGTTCGGAGCACTTCACCCGAAATTCCGCACCCCGCACAACGCCCTGCTGTTCATCGGCGGCCTCTCCATGCTGGCCCCGTTCTTCGGCGTCAAGATGCTCGGCTGGCTGGTCGACGGTGGCGCACCGAGCATCATCATGGCCTACTTCCTGGTGGCCGTGACCTTCCTGGTGCTGCGCAAGCGCGAACCGGCAATGGATCGCCCGCTACGCGTCGGCGGCAAGGGCAAGGGGGGCATCGCGATCGGCATCGCCGCAGTGGTGCTGACCTTGGCCCTGTTCAGCCTGTACATGCCGGGCATGCCGGCTTCACTGAGCTGGCAGCCCTGGCTGATTTTCGCCGTTTGGTGGGGCCTGGGTGCGCTGTTCTTCTTCAAGGTCCCCGCCGGCATCAAGCCCGGAGTGGACGCCGAACACCAGGTCCTTGAAATCGTGAAGGCCCGCAAGGCCAAGAAGTAACGCCCACCACAAGGGCGCTTTGCATCAAACGCCGCTGGCGAGTCCCGCATGGAGGATGTCCTCCGGTGGCGTTTAATGTTGGCCCACATGGCCGGATGGGCCCTTGTTTCCATGGACATGAGCGTCGCGGCGAACACGGCAAACAGTTGGTCGGCCTCTTTCGCGGCGCTCACCATGGGAATGCCTATCTTCAACGTGTCGCCAGCGGAACCCCGCTGGCTCCCAGCACCCCGTTTTCCTTCTTCTGTTCGATGATGCCATCCGCCCCGACCCACGGGGCCTCGTCGGGACGGATGGCATCGAGCCCGAAGAACAAGGGGTGGCCCGTGACGGCATCGGCGGCCGATGCTCCCGCGGCAAGCTCCCGCAGCGAGTGACTCAGCCCTGCATCCCACTATCTGTTGCAGCTCAGAGGCCTACGGACCGGCGTTTGGGGTATCGCGGTGGATTATCGGTCCGGTAGAACCGTTGGCGGCAGTTGAAAGCCGCAGGTTGGACGCGGCGAACCGGCACGAACTACCGTGACAATGGCGTCCTCGTGTGGGGCTACGCCCCTGGCCGGGCAAGCCAATAAGGACTGAACCGTCTCCTCCCTGGTGGTAAATGCGCCGATAGCGATAGGGCGTTCAGCAACATCGCCGGGGATCGCATCGGCGTCGTTATCGGCACTTTTTGATTGGCTTGATCCTTTTGCCGGCCCCGCTGCAAAATGAGCATCGAAGAGGTCGCGAGAGGTATCGGAGGCTCTCCAATACCAGTGCTCCAGATAAGTCGGCCTGGGCGTGCATGGGTCCCGCCCTATAGGTCCGATACCAGATCGATCCGCCGGCTCAGCACGTCCCTGACCAGCGTCGAGATGCTTTCCGCGTTGGTCTTGGACTTGATCCGGGCCCGGTGCACATCGATCGTCTTCACGCTGGTACCCAGTTGCCGGGCGATGTTCTGACTCGGCAGCCCGTCGATGACCAGCAGCAGGATCTCGCGTTCACGTGGGGTCAGCGTGCGCAGCCGCTCGAGCACCTGTTTCCGCTCGGCGCATTCGGCGAAACGCACCTCGGCCAGTTCCAGCGTCTCCTGCACGGCATCGAGCATCTGCTGCGGATCGTAGGGCTTCTCGAAGAAGTTGACCGCTCCCTGCTGCAACGCGCGCACCGACATGCGGACATCGCCGTGCGCCGAGACGAAGATGATCGGGATCGGCGCACCGATCTGGTTCAAGGTCTCCTGCAGCGCGAACCCGCCGGTCCGGGGCATCCGCACATCCAGCACCAAACAGGAGGCCCGCTCCTTGTCGTATCCATCGAGGAACGAAGCCACGTCGTTGTAGCTCTTGGAGGCGATGTCCACGGAGTCCAGAAGCCACGCGAGTGATGTGCATAGCTCATCGTCGTCATCGACGATGTACACGATCGGTTCGGCGGACTTCGTTGTGTTAGTCATGCTCTCCATCTCCAACTGCTTCGACATGGAACCCTAGGCCATTCCATGACCGTCCCGGAAGTAAGGGAACTACCTACGGGCATTGGGCCAGTCGCCCCGATTCCTAGGGCAACTGGGGATATCCCGGAAGTGATTCAGTTCATAGATTACTAACCAAGCCCCCGGAATCCGGAATAAGACACCACGGGGCCCAAACCGACCATTCGCCATCCGACGGGCTGAAGCAGCCGAGCAGGAGAGCAAAATGACACAGCTAACCCAAATCCAAATGGACTTTCGGACTGCGATGGCACACCTTCCGGCAGCCGTCAGCATCATCACCACCGACGGGCCGCACGGCCGGATGGGCATTACGGTCAGCGCCATCTGCTCGGTCACCGATTCCCCGCCCACCGTGCTGGTCTGCGTAAACAAGAACAGCGCGGCCCACGATGTCTTCAAGAACAACGGCCGGGTAGGCATCAACGTGCTGGCCGGCGAGCAGGAGGACCTGGCCCGCCACTTCTCCGGCGCCACCCAGGTTCCCATGGAGCAGCGTTTCGCGTGGGACATCTGGGAAAAGGACACCGCCGTTCCGGTGCTCGCCGATGCCCACGTGAAGTGCATCGGCACCATCGAGGCCATTACCGAACAGGGGTCGCACTCGGTGTTGTTCGTCCGCCTCGACCGGGTCGAGGTCAACAACGAGAACAACTCCCTGGTGTACTTCAACCGCGCCTTCCACCCGGTGGGCCTACCGGTCGCCGTCTAACCCACGGCCCGCCGCCGCACACACCCAGTACGCTACTCGTCGACGCCTATGGATCCCCGCATGAGAGCAGTAGAAGCCGCCGCCCCCGTATCGCTGGCAGCATCGATCCAGCGCCTGGCCGCCGGGGTGGCAACGCCGCTGGACCTGGTCGGGGAATCGCTGGCCCGGATCGAGGCGTTGGAGCCCGAGCTCAGGGCGTGGGTGAGCGTTGATGCAGACGGCGCACTCGCCGCAGCGCATGCGTTGGCAGACGCCCCGGAGGGATCCCGTGGACCACTGTGGGGCACCCCGGCCGGAGTAAAGGACATCATCGACGTGGCGGGGATGCGCACGGGCTGCGGTTCGGCGATCTTCGACCACGCTGCACCGGCAACTGACGACGCGGCCTGCATCGCCGCACTGCGGAACGCCGGCGGCATCGTGATGGGTAAGACGGTCACGACCGAGTTCGCCTACTTCGCGCCCGGGCCCACCAGCAACCCGCACCGTCCGGCCGGTGGCACCGAGCCGCACACGCCCGGCGGTTCCTCCAGTGGATCCGCTGTGGCTGTCGCGAGCGGCATGGTTCCCTTTGCCTTTGGCACGCAGACGGCGGGCTCGCTCACCCGGCCCGCCTCCTACTGCGGCGTTGCGGGTCTCGTCGCCCCGATCCACGCGATTCCGACCGACGGCGTCACCGGGCTGAGCCACAGCCTGGACTCGATCGGCTTCCTTGCCGCTACCGCGGCCGACCTGCGCATCGCCTATGCGGCCATCTCCGGAACCCCGGTTCCTGCACCGGGCCCGAAGCGCCCGCCCCGGCTGCTGGTCTGGGACGGCAGCGACATCGCAGGAATCTCCGATGACATGCTTGCGGGCCTGCAGCGGGCACTGGCAACCGCCCGCATGCGCGGCGCTCTTCTCGAATCGCTCGGCTCCGCAGCCGCCGTCCGGGACCTGGTGCCGCTGCACAAGAACATCATGGGCTACGAAGCGGCACGCACCCACGAATGGCTGTGCTTGCGCAAGGACGAGGTCAGCGAGCCGCTGGCCGAACTCCTCTCCGGTGGCGAACGGCTGACCGACACGGACTTCCACGAAGCCAAAGCCGGACTGGCCGCAGCCCGGAAGGACGTGCTGAACCGGCTGCAGCACTTCGACGCCATCATCGCACCAGCAGCACCCGGGGCGGCACCCGAAGGACTGGCCAAGACCGGCGATCCGATCCTCAGCCGTCCGTGGCAGGCGCTCGGCCTGCCCACTGTCACCATTCCCGGTCTGCGCGATGCGGCGGGCATGCCGTTGGGCATCCAGGTCATTGGCAATCCGGGCCATCCGGGGTCCCTGCTGGACATCGCCGAGTGGATTGAACCTTCGTTGGACAAAAGCTAAGGCTTTCCCCTACTGCAGCGAGGATTACCCGCATCCAAGGGCGGGAATCAGCAACTATCGACAGTGCCGTGCGCCACATAATCTTCAATGGTCACTCAAAAAGCCGTAGGAATTCCGGCCATCCCAACCATCAAGACCTTGAGGTGCCTTTGTCTTCAACACAGCTCCAACACGATCGAACGCTGGGCGGTGCCATCCGCAACGGGCGGATGAACCGCCGTGCATGGACGGTCACGATCATGCTGGTCCTCTTCCAAATCGTTGCCTTCGCCGACAAAGCCGTACTCGGCCTCGTCGCCTACAAGGCGATCCCGGAACTGGGAATCACTACAGTCCAGTTCGGCATGATCGGCAGCGCGTTCTTCTTCCTCTACGCCATCGGCTCCGTGGTCCTGGGCTTGATCGCCGGCCGCACATCGGTCAAATGGGTCATCTTCGCCATGGGCCTGGCCTGGGCCGTGCTCCAGTTCCCGATGCTCTTCGGCGGCGGCGCTGCCATCCTGCTCGTCACCCGCGTCCTGCTCGGTGGTGCGGAGGGCCCGGCAACGGCCATGTCGCTCTCCTCGGCCCATTCCTGGTTCAAGCCGGCCGAGCGTGCCCTGCCGAGCAACCTGATCGCCATCGGCTCCACGCTGGGACCGGTCCTTGCCGCCCCGTTCCTCGCCTTCATCATCAGCAACTTCGGTTGGCGCTGGGCCTTTGGCGCCCTCGGCCTGATGGGCCTGGCCTGGGTCATCGCTTGGCGCCTCCTTGGTGCCGATGGTCCATTCGGCAACTCAAAGAAGCGGGAAACGGCCGACCCGGAAGCCGCAGTGCTCCCCGCCCCTCCGGTCCGGGAAAAGACGGCAGGTGAAATCGCCTCGGATGAGCGGACGAAGCAGTACGAGGACCAGAAGCCGGTCAAGATCGCTTGGATCCTGTTCAGCGCATCGTTCCTGGTTGCGGCATTCGGTGGTTTCACCAACTTCTGGACGCAGGGCTTCCTCACCACCTGGTCGCCGAAGTACCTGGCTGGCGTGGTCAACATGTCCCCGGAAATGGTCGCGCTGATCACCACCTTCCCGTGGATCTTCGGCGCCGTGGTGCTGCTGGGCCTCGGCTTCCTGGGCCGCAACCAGATGCGCCAGGGCAAATCGGTACGTGCAGCGATCGCCACCCCCTTCGGCGTCTGCCTGGTGTTGGCCGGCGCCTGCTTCCTGGCCCTGCCCTTCGCCTCCGGCCCGATGGTCGTCGTGCTTCTGACCCTCGGCGCCGGCTTCAGCGTCATCTACCCGATGGCCCCCTCGGCCATGGCCTATGCGGTCGGCGCCGGACAGCGCCCGGTGGTCATGGCGACGCTCGGCGGTGTCGCCTCCATCGGCGCCATCATCTCCCCGACGGCCGTGGGCCTATTCATGGAGCAGGCCGGCTACCGGACAGCCGCCAAGGGCACCCCGGAGACGGCTGAAATGATCGGGAATATGATCTCCGGCGTAAACCAGTCGCTGACCATCGCCGGTGGCCTGCTGCTGGCTGCGGGCATCCTCTCGGTCCTCTTCTTCAACCCGGACAAGACCGGAGAACGCCTCCAGCTTCGCCTCGCGGCGAAGAGTACCAACTCATGAACTTCCACCGCGGTTCGAGGCATGACCGCGGTGGGATCGGTGCCGGCCGGTAGGGATCCCGACCGGCACCACGGGTGAAATCCGGCCCATGACGGACCGGGCATGGCGGCCACTGTTGTTCGATGCAGATCCGAAACAACGCTGGCCGCCATTTTCCGTTCGCCGGCGGAAGCGGCTACCCGGGGACCACCGGGGACTGTGGAAATCAGGCGGGGAAGGAGGACCGCGAGGAGTAGCCGAAGTCCGAGAGGATGTTCGTCCCGTTGATCGCCCGCGAGCCCTTGTCAGCGAGGAACACCACGGTCCGGGCTACGTCTTCGGCTGCGACCACGGGAAAATCCGATCCCTCGAAGGCCTCGTCGCCCAGGCCGCGCCTGGCCATGGGCGTATCGACGATCGACGGGCAGACGCTGTTGACGCGGATTCCGTGGTCTTCGAAGAGTTCATAGGACATGGCCCGCGTGAGCTGGACCAGTGCGCCCTTCGACGCGTTGTAGGCCAGCATCCCGGGTGCTGCAACGAAGCCCGAATCGGAGCCGATGATGGTCACCGATGGATGGGGCTCCCCAATGAGGAACGGCAGTGCGAATTTCACCGCATGGAAGACACCGATCACGTTGACCTCCAGCACGCGCAGGAAGTCCTTCGTCGTCACGTCCGGGAGCGCGTTGCCCATTTCCCCTTCCACCCCGGCACACGCGACGACGGTATCCAGGCCGCCGAACAGGTCGGCGAATTCCTTGAGTGCCGCGGCCATGGCCTCCTCCTCGGCGACATCGGCAACGATGCCATGGCATTGCTCCGGCGCATGGCCGGCGAGCGGTCCAGCCATGGCCTTCTCCAGGCTCTGCCGGGTCCGGCTGATGATGCCGACGCGTGCACCCTCGGCCAGGAAGGCCTGCGCCGTGGCGAGGCCGATGCCCGAGGCACCACCGGTGATGACGACCCTTTGGGGTATCCTCTGCATGCTATCCATGAAGTACGTTCCGTTCGGTGGTGGTTGGGGGGCGATGGGATTCGTCGCCTTTGCTCGCATTCTGCCCCACCGGGCAGGAAACCGGACCCGATCGGGGAAACTTTCACGGATGTTACTCGGGTGCTGCGCGCCCGAACGCGGTCGCGCCCCGGCGGCACCGGTTGCCAGCGTACCTTTCGCTGTGTTCCGTTAGCCGCGCGGGGCTCGGGGACGGTTCTCCCAGCGTCGGTGGGGAGTGCGTTCCCCCGTTGCTTCGATCCGGTGGGTTCAGTCGACCCAGGCTGCGTCGGCGGTCCAGTATTCCAAGCCTGATTCGCTCAGGCCGTGCTTCCATTCCCCGGTACGCTCCAGCTTCGGCTCGACCGTCACCAGCGACTTGTCTGCCGCGTCGGGGCCATCGGCGCTCACACCCCAGTGCACCCAGTTCACCTCAAGGTCGTTTTCATCGTGAACGAACAGGTCGACGTGGTGCCACCCGTAGTTGAAGGTGTCTGTGTAACACGTCAGGAACATCTTGTGGTGGTTCTTGGGGTAGGGCAACTGGACCTCCAGGTAAGTGCTTTTCCAGCATGCTACTGGCTGAAAGGCAACGATGACATGGGGGTTACCTTTACCTCGGAAACCGGCCCAGGCCGCACGCACCCGAGGCCCGGTCAGCTCCTGGGGAGCACCGCCACCACATAGGCGGTGGTGGAACCCGGTTCGATCTCCGTGCGTCCGGCATCCTGGATCACCGGGCCGGACGCCGAGCGCTGTCCGGCCACGAAGGCGGTCAGGTCCAGCTGGCGCACGGTGAGCGGGAATCCGGCATCGGCCCAGGCATCCACCGAGCCCTGCCCGGCCTCGATCAGCCAGGCGAAGAGCGCATGCGCGGCCTGGGCCGCCGACTTTCCGGTGGACATCTTCAACGAGGCGTTGAGCATGATGCGCAGCGGTGCGTCGGGCAGCGGGTCGCCCTCGGGAAGCTGGGTTCCGGAGACCTGGAGCTTGGCCAGCAGCTTGGGCAGTTCCTGGGCCGGCATCGGCGGAAGGCCCGCGGCGCTCGCCCCGCCGACCTGGGAGAGCACGTGTTCGGGGTGGGCGGCCAGCACCTTGGCAAACATCTTCGCATCGGCCCGGCGGACGGACTTGGCGAAGGCCCCGGCGGCCCAGACCGGCCAGGCCGGGT
This genomic interval carries:
- a CDS encoding GNAT family N-acetyltransferase; this encodes MSCSIPPCHNAGMEDITICWIGETPTDSWGQLAAFTKDGSIVGQATYKRWEQKPELTYLSGFFVDNEYRKHGIASDMMHKIFERLGRNRPYMVNLSGNLDRLFMETIAAEEDAPKLFEMLDDRSYKPMN
- a CDS encoding APC family permease, encoding MTTDFKTQAGPANTLAKTLGNRDALALGFGAMIGFGWVVLTGDWLASAGTMGAILAMVTGGIIMAIVGLTYAELTASMPMAGGEHNFILRALGPRPSFIGSWAITGGYVTIVAFEAVAFPRTVEYILPGLSQIPLWTIAGFQVHLTWALVGVAAGALITFINIRGVKQAGIVQTFTVLFLLVIGALLIFGSVIGGDVQNMEPLFTNGVSGYFTVLMVVPFLFIGFDVIPQSAEEVNIPARQVGKLVVLAVVLATIWYIMVVLTTASSMPASELVKTDIATADAMGALFGSALMAKILIAGGIAGILTSWNSLLLGASRLVYSLARSGMLPAWFGALHPKFRTPHNALLFIGGLSMLAPFFGVKMLGWLVDGGAPSIIMAYFLVAVTFLVLRKREPAMDRPLRVGGKGKGGIAIGIAAVVLTLALFSLYMPGMPASLSWQPWLIFAVWWGLGALFFFKVPAGIKPGVDAEHQVLEIVKARKAKK
- a CDS encoding response regulator transcription factor; amino-acid sequence: MTNTTKSAEPIVYIVDDDDELCTSLAWLLDSVDIASKSYNDVASFLDGYDKERASCLVLDVRMPRTGGFALQETLNQIGAPIPIIFVSAHGDVRMSVRALQQGAVNFFEKPYDPQQMLDAVQETLELAEVRFAECAERKQVLERLRTLTPREREILLLVIDGLPSQNIARQLGTSVKTIDVHRARIKSKTNAESISTLVRDVLSRRIDLVSDL
- a CDS encoding flavin reductase produces the protein MAHLPAAVSIITTDGPHGRMGITVSAICSVTDSPPTVLVCVNKNSAAHDVFKNNGRVGINVLAGEQEDLARHFSGATQVPMEQRFAWDIWEKDTAVPVLADAHVKCIGTIEAITEQGSHSVLFVRLDRVEVNNENNSLVYFNRAFHPVGLPVAV
- a CDS encoding amidase — translated: MRAVEAAAPVSLAASIQRLAAGVATPLDLVGESLARIEALEPELRAWVSVDADGALAAAHALADAPEGSRGPLWGTPAGVKDIIDVAGMRTGCGSAIFDHAAPATDDAACIAALRNAGGIVMGKTVTTEFAYFAPGPTSNPHRPAGGTEPHTPGGSSSGSAVAVASGMVPFAFGTQTAGSLTRPASYCGVAGLVAPIHAIPTDGVTGLSHSLDSIGFLAATAADLRIAYAAISGTPVPAPGPKRPPRLLVWDGSDIAGISDDMLAGLQRALATARMRGALLESLGSAAAVRDLVPLHKNIMGYEAARTHEWLCLRKDEVSEPLAELLSGGERLTDTDFHEAKAGLAAARKDVLNRLQHFDAIIAPAAPGAAPEGLAKTGDPILSRPWQALGLPTVTIPGLRDAAGMPLGIQVIGNPGHPGSLLDIAEWIEPSLDKS
- a CDS encoding MFS transporter, translated to MLVLFQIVAFADKAVLGLVAYKAIPELGITTVQFGMIGSAFFFLYAIGSVVLGLIAGRTSVKWVIFAMGLAWAVLQFPMLFGGGAAILLVTRVLLGGAEGPATAMSLSSAHSWFKPAERALPSNLIAIGSTLGPVLAAPFLAFIISNFGWRWAFGALGLMGLAWVIAWRLLGADGPFGNSKKRETADPEAAVLPAPPVREKTAGEIASDERTKQYEDQKPVKIAWILFSASFLVAAFGGFTNFWTQGFLTTWSPKYLAGVVNMSPEMVALITTFPWIFGAVVLLGLGFLGRNQMRQGKSVRAAIATPFGVCLVLAGACFLALPFASGPMVVVLLTLGAGFSVIYPMAPSAMAYAVGAGQRPVVMATLGGVASIGAIISPTAVGLFMEQAGYRTAAKGTPETAEMIGNMISGVNQSLTIAGGLLLAAGILSVLFFNPDKTGERLQLRLAAKSTNS
- a CDS encoding SDR family NAD(P)-dependent oxidoreductase, with amino-acid sequence MQRIPQRVVITGGASGIGLATAQAFLAEGARVGIISRTRQSLEKAMAGPLAGHAPEQCHGIVADVAEEEAMAAALKEFADLFGGLDTVVACAGVEGEMGNALPDVTTKDFLRVLEVNVIGVFHAVKFALPFLIGEPHPSVTIIGSDSGFVAAPGMLAYNASKGALVQLTRAMSYELFEDHGIRVNSVCPSIVDTPMARRGLGDEAFEGSDFPVVAAEDVARTVVFLADKGSRAINGTNILSDFGYSSRSSFPA
- a CDS encoding peptidyl-tRNA hydrolase codes for the protein MTDYADREPFELVQPIILLVDREEPAGADHGIAAVALASVQAFMRDPENPAWPVWAAGAFAKSVRRADAKMFAKVLAAHPEHVLSQVGGASAAGLPPMPAQELPKLLAKLQVSGTQLPEGDPLPDAPLRIMLNASLKMSTGKSAAQAAHALFAWLIEAGQGSVDAWADAGFPLTVRQLDLTAFVAGQRSASGPVIQDAGRTEIEPGSTTAYVVAVLPRS